Proteins co-encoded in one uncultured Bacteroides sp. genomic window:
- a CDS encoding prolipoprotein diacylglyceryl transferase family protein — translation MNTKLNKVLYGILFIIVIPALLIVWARYTSNLIQLPIPANSGWGYLLLVSGGFFVVTGMFHLCFLGKGLPMNAFPPKRFVKKGIYAFINHPIYTGAVLISFGVSVLAQSASGFWLVSPLFILMTVAYTVGFENERTLSLFGPQEYKPGLSLPINSEEPPTIKEKIASYILAYLPWLLIYEAFIFTGIPKDAIYTNLPFEKEWPVIEFTTIFYVSVYLYTLLVPLIIKTKKDLRSLEMDIWFATIVTCFIYFIIPFIVDQRPFTPHSVLGKLLAFDRSQDEITASLPSFHVIWAFIAARYFAISLKKLKWFWYLLAILISISCITTGNHSLLDVIAGGIMFAMVVYRIQIWNYIRIQSECIANSWMEWRWGPVRLINHGFYAGAAGFVGALIVGSFMGSHYAFIVFLLCTMAIIGAGLWAQFVEGSSKLQRPYGYYGSVIGVFTGCILVTIFFPINFYVLFAAFTVAAPWVQILGRLRCLVQGCCHGKPSEDWIGIRFTQPYSRVNKISGLKGAALHPSQLYSIGTNLVTGLALIRLLNLEMPATFIIGIYFILNGLGRFVEESFRGEAQTPYWAGMRIYQWIAIVCILFGAVMTTLSNTKMTVFQFNLHALYWAIALGIIAIIAYGVDFPSSNRRFARLTSA, via the coding sequence ATGAACACTAAACTCAATAAAGTCCTGTACGGAATTCTTTTTATAATTGTAATTCCTGCATTGCTAATTGTTTGGGCTAGATATACAAGCAACCTGATACAGCTGCCAATTCCTGCTAATTCGGGTTGGGGCTATCTACTTTTAGTTAGCGGGGGATTTTTTGTAGTTACCGGTATGTTTCATTTATGTTTTTTGGGCAAAGGATTACCCATGAATGCATTTCCGCCTAAGAGGTTCGTAAAAAAAGGAATTTACGCTTTTATCAATCATCCTATTTACACAGGCGCTGTTCTAATAAGCTTTGGAGTATCTGTTTTAGCACAATCAGCCTCAGGTTTCTGGTTGGTAAGTCCGCTGTTCATATTAATGACAGTAGCCTATACTGTGGGGTTCGAGAATGAAAGGACGCTTAGTCTTTTTGGACCTCAGGAATACAAACCAGGCCTATCCTTGCCTATAAATTCGGAAGAACCTCCAACCATAAAAGAGAAAATCGCTTCTTACATACTTGCATACTTACCTTGGCTTCTGATATATGAGGCATTCATATTTACAGGTATACCCAAAGATGCCATTTACACCAATCTTCCGTTTGAAAAGGAATGGCCGGTCATTGAATTTACAACCATCTTTTATGTTTCAGTCTACTTGTATACATTGCTGGTTCCACTCATTATAAAGACAAAGAAAGATTTACGTTCACTTGAAATGGATATTTGGTTTGCTACAATAGTTACATGCTTTATTTATTTTATAATTCCTTTTATTGTTGATCAACGCCCTTTTACACCGCACTCTGTTTTAGGAAAACTATTAGCATTCGATCGTTCACAAGACGAGATAACTGCTTCATTGCCTTCTTTTCACGTAATCTGGGCATTTATAGCCGCGCGCTATTTTGCAATCAGCCTTAAAAAACTTAAATGGTTCTGGTACTTACTTGCCATATTGATTTCCATCAGTTGCATAACTACAGGCAATCACTCTTTACTTGATGTAATCGCAGGTGGAATAATGTTTGCAATGGTTGTTTACAGAATTCAAATCTGGAACTACATCCGTATACAGTCGGAATGCATAGCCAACAGCTGGATGGAATGGAGATGGGGGCCGGTAAGACTTATCAATCATGGCTTTTATGCCGGTGCTGCCGGATTTGTCGGAGCATTGATAGTAGGATCGTTTATGGGCAGCCACTATGCATTCATTGTTTTCTTATTATGCACCATGGCTATTATTGGAGCAGGGCTCTGGGCTCAGTTTGTGGAAGGATCTTCCAAATTACAAAGACCGTATGGTTATTATGGAAGTGTAATTGGGGTGTTTACCGGTTGTATACTAGTTACTATCTTTTTCCCAATCAATTTCTATGTATTGTTCGCAGCATTTACCGTTGCAGCTCCCTGGGTTCAGATATTAGGTCGCCTGCGTTGCCTGGTTCAGGGTTGCTGTCATGGAAAGCCATCAGAAGATTGGATTGGAATAAGGTTCACGCAGCCCTATTCAAGGGTGAACAAAATTTCAGGATTAAAAGGCGCAGCCTTACATCCTTCTCAACTCTATTCAATCGGAACTAATTTAGTAACTGGTCTGGCGTTAATCAGATTATTAAATCTTGAAATGCCGGCTACGTTTATTATTGGGATATATTTCATTTTAAATGGTCTGGGGCGGTTTGTAGAGGAGTCTTTTCGTGGAGAAGCACAAACTCCTTACTGGGCCGGGATGAGAATATATCAGTGGATTGCAATAGTTTGTATTCTCTTTGGAGCCGTCATGACTACCCTTTCAAATACAAAAATGACAGTTTTCCAATTTAACTTGCATGCTCTGTATTGGGCAATAGCATTAGGTATTATTGCCATAATAGCCTACGGGGTTGATTTCCCCTCATCGAACCGTCGTTTTGCTCGTTTAACCAGTGCGTAA
- a CDS encoding endonuclease/exonuclease/phosphatase family protein, which translates to MKRPKISRILFLIILLPALLFFIKSCEMPATSFDDQENARYFEKAQKVNSPQLDSTVKVMTWNIRFGIGRGPWFGDACGYKVIYSANEIISNLKLIAEKINLVKPDILLLQEVDIKSTRSAYINELNWLLDNTYFNYAVYGSQWKAQFIPSDGLGRMDEGNAILSRWPISDAIRIQLTLRTDQGAAERYFYERCCMVKARIEIPGFENLYVVNIHASAFATDDTKHQHLVEFKDELDHLSASGSMFVAGGDLNTLPPGSDSTDYCMEDMCPDESYHHPGDNPMHKDGSNYTPEKEWLQPIYSEFKSVIPLNEYLQNQQIYFTHTTRPEHFWDRTLDYLFTNNRWRSGATVVHQDFTKESDHVPVSGELILIKK; encoded by the coding sequence ATGAAAAGACCAAAAATATCCAGAATTTTATTCTTAATCATCCTGCTGCCTGCTTTGCTCTTTTTTATCAAATCATGTGAAATGCCGGCAACAAGTTTTGATGATCAGGAGAATGCCAGATACTTTGAAAAAGCTCAAAAGGTGAACTCGCCTCAGCTCGATTCAACAGTCAAAGTAATGACATGGAATATACGTTTCGGCATTGGCAGAGGACCATGGTTTGGCGATGCTTGTGGCTACAAAGTTATATACTCGGCAAATGAAATTATAAGCAATCTGAAACTTATTGCCGAAAAGATCAATCTTGTAAAGCCTGATATTCTGCTTCTTCAGGAAGTGGATATAAAATCAACACGTTCGGCTTATATCAACGAACTCAATTGGCTACTGGATAACACCTATTTTAATTATGCCGTTTACGGATCACAGTGGAAAGCACAATTTATCCCTAGCGATGGGCTCGGGAGAATGGATGAAGGAAATGCTATTCTTTCGCGGTGGCCTATCAGTGATGCAATAAGAATACAACTTACTCTGAGAACAGATCAAGGTGCTGCAGAGAGATACTTTTATGAACGCTGCTGTATGGTAAAAGCCAGAATTGAGATTCCGGGATTTGAGAATCTATATGTAGTCAACATTCATGCTTCTGCTTTTGCAACTGATGATACAAAGCACCAGCATTTGGTTGAATTTAAAGATGAGCTCGACCATCTCTCTGCCAGCGGATCCATGTTCGTGGCCGGTGGAGACCTGAACACTCTTCCTCCGGGAAGTGATTCAACAGATTATTGCATGGAGGATATGTGTCCGGACGAATCGTATCACCATCCAGGCGACAATCCAATGCACAAGGACGGAAGTAATTATACTCCCGAAAAAGAATGGCTGCAGCCTATTTATTCCGAGTTCAAAAGTGTTATCCCTTTGAATGAATATCTGCAGAACCAACAGATCTATTTTACTCATACTACTCGTCCTGAACATTTCTGGGACCGAACGCTGGATTATCTGTTTACTAACAACCGATGGCGAAGCGGTGCAACTGTTGTCCATCAGGATTTCACAAAAGAATCGGACCATGTTCCTGTTAGCGGAGAACTGATACTCATAAAAAAGTAA
- a CDS encoding CDGSH iron-sulfur domain-containing protein, whose amino-acid sequence MEPKMAKKGPYAVELEAGKKYHWCTCGASKNQPFCDGSHAGTKFTPIAFTPEKSGKAFLCGCKRTKNPPYCDGKHSEL is encoded by the coding sequence ATGGAACCTAAAATGGCTAAAAAAGGACCTTATGCAGTAGAACTGGAAGCTGGGAAGAAATATCACTGGTGTACTTGTGGTGCCAGTAAAAATCAACCTTTTTGTGATGGCTCTCATGCAGGAACAAAGTTTACACCTATAGCTTTTACACCGGAGAAATCGGGAAAGGCCTTTTTGTGTGGATGTAAGAGAACAAAAAATCCTCCGTATTGTGATGGCAAGCATTCAGAACTTTAA
- the ygiD gene encoding 4,5-DOPA dioxygenase extradiol: MNEQNLNKTEESFDNSEQMPVLFVGHGSPMNAIEENEFVAGWRNISKLIPKPNAILCVSAHWVTKGTYVTAMEKPKTIHDFGGFPEELFEIQYPAPGSNELAKKTKSLITKATVSLDYEWGLDHGCWSVIRHLYPNADIPIIQLSLDYHQTPQYHYELAKELSSLRKKGVLIVGSGNMVHNLRMVNWDKLNDTEYGYDWAIEAIEKMKKYILANDHQSLIDYKLQRDAFKLAIPTAEHYLPMLYALALKKEDEKVSFFNDKTVAGALAMTSFIIEKK; this comes from the coding sequence ATGAACGAACAGAATTTAAATAAAACAGAAGAATCATTTGATAACTCAGAGCAAATGCCAGTGCTGTTTGTTGGACACGGAAGTCCGATGAATGCTATTGAAGAAAATGAATTTGTAGCCGGCTGGCGAAACATAAGCAAATTAATACCAAAGCCAAATGCTATTTTATGTGTATCGGCTCATTGGGTAACAAAAGGAACTTATGTTACGGCAATGGAGAAGCCGAAGACAATTCACGACTTTGGAGGTTTCCCTGAAGAATTGTTTGAGATTCAGTATCCGGCACCCGGAAGTAACGAACTTGCTAAAAAAACAAAGAGTCTAATCACGAAAGCTACTGTTAGTCTGGACTATGAATGGGGCCTCGACCACGGTTGCTGGAGTGTTATAAGACATCTTTATCCGAATGCTGACATTCCAATTATTCAACTGAGTCTGGATTATCACCAAACTCCTCAATATCATTACGAGTTGGCAAAAGAACTTTCATCGCTTCGCAAAAAGGGAGTGTTGATTGTGGGCAGTGGAAATATGGTTCACAATCTTAGAATGGTAAATTGGGACAAACTAAACGATACGGAATACGGTTATGACTGGGCAATTGAGGCTATTGAAAAGATGAAAAAATACATCCTTGCAAACGATCATCAGTCACTGATAGATTATAAGTTACAAAGAGATGCGTTTAAACTGGCTATTCCAACAGCTGAACACTATTTGCCGATGCTTTATGCGCTGGCACTAAAAAAAGAAGATGAGAAGGTGAGCTTCTTCAATGATAAAACAGTGGCTGGTGCACTTGCCATGACCTCTTTTATCATTGAGAAAAAGTAA
- a CDS encoding hemolysin family protein, with amino-acid sequence MEFAIILLLLVLNGVFAMYEISLVSSSKARLETLAGKGNPSAQGVLKQLEKPEKFLSTIQIGITLIGIISGAFGGVAIAHKVTPLFKMIPGAEVYASNLALVTTVAVITYLSLIIGELVPKSIGLSNPEKVATTLFPFMSVVTKVTFPFVYLLSVSTRLLNKILGIKGHERIITQEELKVILHQSSEQGIIDKDETNMLRDVFRFADKRANELMTHRTDTVFLHTDYTQQEVLEIIDQKHFSNYLLTDSSQEELIGVVSVKNIITMIGNEREFNLISIAQSPLFIPESLYAKKVLELFKKNKNKFGVVVNEYGGIEGIITLHDLTESIFGDILEENEVEEESIVKRKDGSYLVDASMNIGDFMEEMGIMFYDDLEGEDFNTLGGLAMFYIGRIPKAGDIFIYQNLQFEVMDMDNGRVDKLLVSIK; translated from the coding sequence ATGGAATTTGCAATAATTTTGCTTCTCTTAGTTCTCAACGGAGTCTTTGCCATGTACGAAATCTCATTAGTGTCCTCCAGTAAAGCCCGGTTGGAAACATTGGCAGGAAAAGGAAATCCGTCGGCCCAAGGTGTGCTCAAACAATTGGAGAAACCGGAAAAGTTTCTTTCCACCATTCAAATAGGGATTACTCTTATCGGAATTATATCCGGTGCTTTTGGTGGAGTAGCCATTGCGCATAAAGTCACTCCGCTTTTTAAAATGATTCCCGGAGCAGAAGTTTATGCAAGCAATCTTGCATTAGTCACTACGGTAGCTGTTATCACCTATTTATCCCTTATTATTGGCGAACTTGTTCCAAAGTCCATTGGACTATCAAACCCGGAGAAGGTTGCAACAACACTGTTTCCTTTCATGTCTGTAGTTACTAAAGTCACCTTCCCATTCGTATATCTGCTCAGTGTATCAACAAGGCTGCTGAACAAAATTCTTGGAATAAAGGGACACGAACGCATCATCACGCAGGAAGAGCTGAAAGTAATTCTTCACCAAAGCTCTGAACAGGGAATTATTGATAAAGACGAAACAAACATGCTGAGGGATGTGTTCCGTTTTGCCGATAAACGTGCTAACGAACTAATGACGCACCGCACTGACACAGTTTTTCTTCACACTGACTATACCCAGCAAGAAGTGCTGGAGATTATTGACCAGAAACATTTCAGTAATTATCTGCTCACAGATAGTTCACAAGAAGAGTTAATCGGAGTGGTATCGGTAAAAAATATTATCACAATGATTGGAAATGAGCGCGAATTTAACCTGATAAGTATTGCGCAATCTCCACTCTTTATTCCGGAAAGTCTGTATGCAAAGAAAGTGCTGGAATTGTTCAAGAAGAACAAAAATAAGTTTGGCGTGGTGGTCAATGAATATGGCGGCATTGAAGGTATTATTACACTGCACGATCTCACCGAAAGTATTTTCGGAGATATTCTCGAAGAGAACGAAGTGGAAGAAGAATCGATTGTAAAACGAAAAGACGGCTCTTATCTGGTGGACGCATCTATGAATATTGGCGACTTTATGGAAGAAATGGGAATCATGTTTTATGATGACCTGGAAGGAGAAGACTTCAATACACTGGGTGGCCTGGCAATGTTCTACATCGGACGTATACCTAAAGCCGGAGATATTTTTATCTATCAGAATCTTCAATTTGAGGTTATGGATATGGATAACGGAAGAGTAGACAAACTGTTAGTTAGTATCAAATAA
- a CDS encoding copper resistance protein NlpE N-terminal domain-containing protein encodes MKKLFFILVLGAMVSCQQKAKDVTATEGAAKDSTEMKLDPALGALQTKTFEGVLPSQGKGLRYTLTVKIQEKSDNGQYELLRTYIEGNEGKDLTYVTKGTVKTIHGTEADKRAIVWELTPEKNKEISYYQVESDKVIMLSQKMKKTPDWKKYVLSLKK; translated from the coding sequence ATGAAAAAATTATTCTTTATCTTAGTCCTCGGGGCTATGGTTTCTTGCCAGCAAAAGGCGAAAGACGTTACAGCCACTGAAGGGGCAGCAAAAGACAGTACAGAAATGAAACTGGATCCTGCATTGGGTGCATTGCAAACTAAAACCTTTGAAGGAGTTCTTCCATCACAAGGTAAAGGGCTTCGTTACACACTTACCGTGAAAATACAGGAAAAGAGCGACAACGGACAGTATGAGCTGCTTAGAACCTATATTGAAGGAAACGAAGGAAAGGATCTTACATACGTAACCAAAGGTACAGTTAAAACTATCCACGGAACAGAAGCTGACAAAAGAGCTATCGTATGGGAGTTAACACCTGAGAAAAATAAAGAAATAAGCTATTACCAGGTTGAGAGTGATAAAGTTATCATGCTTTCTCAGAAGATGAAAAAGACTCCGGACTGGAAAAAATACGTTCTTTCGCTGAAAAAATAA
- a CDS encoding DUF6051 family protein — translation MKYIDLHSKLKKLINYEDEEIKIDENVIVRNFNFDSKFKDILPGGKYNHDTYEYCSSDDPDYEPDIIQTMLNMNDAEIPENIHFRYHLFRPAGDEKVKKVILLFHGFNEKHWAKYLTWAKTLVDKTGKAVLLFPIAFHMDRAPLSWSDSHQMYAISQQRKKRHPEVICSTLSNVAISTRLHNKPQRFIWSGLQTYYDVISLVESIKAGQHSDIAPDASIDFFSYSIGSLLAQVLMMTNKDGYFSQSRICMFCGGAVFNRLSPVSKFILDSEANVSLYSYVVEHLESHMKRDKVLATYLNDSRPEAVNFRSMLNYKIFTDFREERFRQMHDRILAVTLEKDSVVPPYEVINTLQGIRRDIPIEVDILDFPYIYKHEDPFPELTSIADAVDKEFTKAFEKMCNFLK, via the coding sequence ATGAAATATATTGATTTACACTCAAAGCTTAAAAAGCTGATTAATTATGAGGATGAGGAAATTAAAATTGATGAAAATGTAATTGTTCGCAACTTCAATTTTGATTCTAAATTCAAGGATATACTTCCTGGGGGGAAGTATAATCATGACACGTATGAGTACTGCTCATCAGATGATCCTGATTATGAACCTGATATTATTCAGACAATGTTGAATATGAACGATGCAGAGATTCCGGAAAATATTCATTTCCGTTATCATTTGTTTCGTCCAGCCGGAGATGAAAAGGTAAAAAAGGTCATTCTATTGTTTCATGGATTCAATGAGAAACATTGGGCTAAATACCTTACGTGGGCCAAAACACTGGTAGATAAAACTGGTAAGGCTGTCTTACTCTTCCCTATTGCCTTCCATATGGATCGTGCTCCGCTGAGCTGGAGCGACTCACATCAAATGTATGCCATCAGTCAGCAGCGAAAGAAAAGACATCCTGAAGTAATTTGCTCTACACTTTCCAATGTAGCCATCAGTACGCGGCTTCATAATAAACCGCAACGTTTTATCTGGTCGGGATTACAAACCTATTATGATGTGATTTCTTTAGTGGAAAGCATTAAGGCCGGTCAGCATTCAGATATTGCTCCTGATGCTTCAATCGACTTTTTCTCTTATTCTATAGGAAGCCTTTTAGCACAAGTACTGATGATGACGAATAAAGACGGATACTTTTCCCAATCGCGAATCTGTATGTTTTGCGGCGGAGCGGTATTCAACCGGCTTTCTCCTGTTTCTAAATTTATATTAGACAGTGAAGCGAATGTCAGTCTTTACTCTTATGTGGTGGAACATCTGGAAAGTCATATGAAACGCGACAAAGTGCTTGCCACTTATTTAAATGATTCACGTCCTGAAGCGGTGAACTTTCGCAGTATGTTGAATTATAAAATCTTTACCGATTTCAGGGAAGAGCGTTTTCGTCAGATGCACGACCGCATTCTTGCAGTTACCCTTGAAAAAGACTCTGTGGTGCCGCCTTATGAAGTTATCAATACATTGCAGGGAATAAGAAGGGATATACCAATTGAAGTGGATATTCTGGACTTTCCATACATCTACAAACACGAAGATCCTTTCCCGGAACTGACTTCTATTGCCGATGCAGTGGATAAAGAGTTCACAAAAGCTTTTGAAAAAATGTGCAACTTTCTGAAATAA
- a CDS encoding DUF3943 domain-containing protein translates to MKRLSIYLISLLLAIGNIYAQQTDSLFAYNDSSRMIKRPWRAAFQSIGLNIGVWAFDCYAMNEKFAKISLRSIRRNINNGLVWDNDNFSTNLLAHPYNGSLYFSSARANGLNFWGSVPYSIAGSMMWEICGEAEPPAINDLLSTSIAGVALGEVSYRLSSLILDDSKQGVNRFFREFVGTLVSPVRGINRLFTGDAWKVRHKYNMYHDYNKYPVKFSAAIGNRYMVDDNHLFRNSNSPYLEFDVLYGDPLKENTHYPFDYFSLNSVFNLGGNQPVIGSINLLAKLYGKYLEPIPEHKMFIGLFQHFDFYDSGLLVDGSKNIPFKISEAVAFGLGMIYQFPTTNKVNIRQSSFLNGILLGGSLTDYYKWIDRNYNMGSGYSIKNCTSIGFGKYGNFELNLQHYRIFTWVGYENKNIAGIDSLYLNVQGDKGSAWLTVINPKMGINLSPNLLMTAGLYYYLRNTYYAYYRKNVFYRTFEVRFGLRYSF, encoded by the coding sequence ATGAAAAGGTTATCAATATATCTGATTTCCCTTTTATTAGCGATAGGGAACATTTATGCTCAGCAAACAGATTCTTTGTTTGCTTACAATGACTCTTCACGAATGATAAAACGTCCTTGGCGGGCTGCCTTTCAATCTATCGGGTTAAATATTGGAGTCTGGGCTTTCGACTGTTATGCGATGAATGAGAAATTTGCTAAGATCAGTTTACGAAGTATTCGCAGGAACATCAATAATGGTTTAGTTTGGGATAATGATAATTTTTCTACGAATCTGCTAGCTCATCCTTATAACGGTAGTCTTTACTTTAGTTCTGCCCGAGCTAATGGACTGAATTTCTGGGGATCTGTTCCTTATTCCATTGCTGGAAGTATGATGTGGGAAATATGTGGGGAAGCTGAACCTCCTGCTATTAATGATTTGCTTAGTACTTCTATTGCAGGTGTTGCCCTTGGAGAAGTGAGCTACCGTCTTTCGTCTTTGATACTCGATGATTCCAAACAGGGGGTAAACCGTTTCTTCCGTGAGTTTGTGGGAACCCTGGTTTCTCCTGTAAGAGGAATTAACCGGCTGTTTACAGGGGATGCATGGAAAGTAAGACATAAATATAACATGTATCATGATTATAATAAGTATCCGGTTAAGTTCTCTGCAGCAATAGGCAACCGTTATATGGTTGACGATAACCATCTTTTCAGAAACAGTAACAGCCCTTATTTAGAATTTGATGTACTCTATGGAGACCCCTTGAAGGAAAATACTCATTATCCTTTTGATTACTTTAGTCTAAATTCTGTTTTTAATTTAGGTGGAAATCAGCCTGTTATTGGTTCCATAAATCTTTTAGCGAAGTTATATGGGAAATACTTAGAACCTATACCGGAACATAAAATGTTTATCGGACTTTTTCAACATTTTGATTTTTATGACTCGGGACTGCTGGTTGACGGTTCAAAGAATATCCCGTTTAAAATATCTGAGGCGGTGGCTTTTGGTTTGGGAATGATTTACCAGTTCCCTACTACGAACAAGGTGAATATAAGACAAAGTTCTTTTTTAAATGGCATTCTGCTGGGAGGAAGTCTTACGGATTATTATAAATGGATTGATCGCAACTATAATATGGGAAGCGGATATAGCATAAAAAACTGTACTTCCATAGGGTTTGGTAAATATGGAAATTTTGAATTGAATTTGCAGCATTACCGTATATTTACATGGGTAGGATACGAGAATAAAAATATTGCGGGAATTGATTCGCTGTATCTTAATGTTCAGGGAGATAAAGGAAGTGCCTGGCTTACCGTTATTAATCCAAAGATGGGAATTAACCTGAGCCCCAATTTATTGATGACCGCAGGCTTATATTATTATTTGCGGAATACATATTATGCTTATTATAGAAAAAATGTCTTTTACCGAACTTTCGAAGTCCGCTTTGGATTGAGATATTCTTTCTGA
- a CDS encoding DUF3943 domain-containing protein has product MKRASVYIIFLLVTMGNISAQQIDSLSVFNDSSQAIKHPWRAAFHALGLNAGVWAYNRFVDKAEYAKISFHRIGDNIKRGFLWDNDLFTSNMLLHPYHGSLNYSIARSNGLTFWESAPYPFIGSLAWEICAETTPPSINDLFTTSFGGIALGEVSYRLSSLVLDNSKRGASRFFREFLGTVISPARGFNRLITGDAWKVSHKYYERHNNEKLPIKFVATVGDRYMAYGNSLFKEGNSPYMEFYLIYGDILQDGMSKPFDYFKFISVLNLDGSQPFVGSLSLTAKLLGKYLEPFPGNKVLIGFFQHFDYYDSRLSINGSKNTPFKISEPAALGLGIIYQLPVAKTVNIQQHVYLNGILLGACLTDHYNLGRDYNMGSGYSIKSNSTVNFGKYGNLELNVHHFRIFTWKGYKENDFENTSSAYLYLNTQGDKGNVSFTILNSRMSLNLGSNIILNAGLYYYLRNTHYAHYEDVFSRTSEVRLGLGYSF; this is encoded by the coding sequence ATGAAAAGAGCATCGGTATATATAATCTTTCTTTTAGTAACGATGGGCAATATCAGTGCTCAGCAGATAGATTCTTTGTCCGTTTTTAATGATTCTTCCCAGGCAATAAAGCATCCGTGGCGAGCTGCTTTTCATGCTCTTGGACTGAATGCCGGTGTTTGGGCATATAACCGTTTCGTGGATAAAGCTGAATATGCAAAGATCAGTTTCCACAGAATTGGTGATAATATCAAAAGAGGATTCCTTTGGGATAATGATTTATTCACTTCCAATATGCTACTTCATCCTTACCACGGGAGTCTTAATTATAGTATCGCGCGCAGCAATGGACTCACATTCTGGGAATCAGCTCCTTATCCCTTTATTGGAAGTCTGGCATGGGAGATCTGCGCGGAAACAACTCCTCCATCAATCAATGATCTTTTTACTACTTCCTTTGGAGGTATAGCTTTAGGAGAAGTCTCCTATCGCCTTTCATCTTTGGTACTTGATAATTCCAAACGGGGGGCAAGTCGTTTTTTTCGTGAGTTTCTGGGAACAGTGATTTCTCCCGCAAGGGGATTCAACCGTTTAATTACCGGTGATGCATGGAAAGTGAGTCATAAATATTATGAACGTCATAATAATGAAAAGCTACCGATTAAATTTGTTGCAACTGTCGGCGATCGTTACATGGCATATGGCAACAGCCTATTTAAAGAAGGCAACAGTCCGTATATGGAATTTTATCTAATCTATGGAGATATTTTGCAAGATGGCATGAGCAAGCCTTTTGACTACTTTAAGTTTATTTCGGTCTTGAATCTGGATGGTAGTCAGCCGTTTGTAGGTTCTTTAAGTCTTACCGCAAAGTTGCTGGGTAAGTATCTGGAACCTTTTCCCGGAAATAAAGTACTCATTGGATTCTTTCAGCACTTTGATTATTATGATTCAAGATTAAGTATCAACGGATCTAAGAATACACCATTTAAAATATCCGAACCGGCTGCATTGGGATTAGGGATAATCTATCAGCTACCTGTTGCGAAGACAGTGAATATTCAACAACATGTTTATTTAAATGGTATTCTTCTCGGAGCATGTCTGACAGATCATTATAATCTGGGGCGTGATTATAACATGGGAAGCGGGTATAGCATAAAAAGCAATTCTACTGTTAATTTTGGGAAATATGGAAATTTAGAATTGAATGTGCATCATTTCAGGATCTTTACCTGGAAAGGATATAAAGAAAATGATTTTGAGAATACCAGTTCTGCTTATTTGTATTTAAATACACAAGGTGATAAAGGAAATGTGAGTTTTACCATTCTTAATTCCAGAATGAGTTTAAATCTTGGTTCAAACATAATATTGAATGCTGGTTTGTATTATTATTTGCGGAACACGCATTATGCTCACTATGAAGATGTCTTTTCACGTACTTCCGAAGTCCGTTTGGGATTGGGATATTCTTTTTGA